The sequence below is a genomic window from Humulus lupulus chromosome 3, drHumLupu1.1, whole genome shotgun sequence.
cttatcttatcaactgtcaatatcggtcgtgtctgatgtaacaaatacatatgatcttatctactttgctaatgttctggaaagaacataacactgtacataatttgtaagtagatcatatcgtagattggcaagtcagtgtaaatcctgtgcactgactaatcttaggactaacttattttgaacatataatcatatttatattccactgtgattacgtcactataaataagattagctatatgctcgggatttaatagaagtttatattaaacaaataatcatgaaaataaaacatgtgagcaaagagATTAATTAAGtcaaaaaattgatttctattcttttattgataataaaatgagattacaaagaatttgggttttaattagggcataaaaccccaacaccgcTATCATGGAGTTTGTCCCAATGTGTTGTATGGATATCTGTCCACTCTGCACTCTCTATTTCACAACTCGGAACTTTATGTCAATATGTTTTGACTTGGATGAGCTCCTATTGTTGTTGGAATACAACACTGCTGaattattgtcacaaaataacttGAGTGGTCTTTCTACATTCTCCACAATGTGCAGCCCAGTGACAAATTTTCGCAGCCATATTCCATGATTTGATGCCTCATAgcatgctacaaattctgctGCCATGGTGGAAGAAGCTACAAGTGTCTGTTTGACACTTTTCAAGGATATAGCTTCTCCAGCTAATAGGTAAATATAGCTTGATGTAGACTTTTTGCTATCTTTGCATCCAGTAATATCAGAATCCGAATACCCTACAACCTCGAAATGATCTGATTTCCTGTGTGTGAGCATGTAATCTTTTATTctctgaagatacctcataacccTCTTGGTTTCTATCCAATGGTTCATACCAAGGTTACTTAAATATCTACCCAACATCCTAATAATGTACACAATATCTGGACGCGTACATACTTGAcaatacattagactcccaataGCTGATGAATAAggaatcttttgcatttcttgaatttcaaggTTACTTTTAGGGCACTGACTAAGACTGAATTTGTCTCCTTTAGCAACAGGGGTATCATCTGGTCTTCAATCTTGCATGTCAAATCTtttaagcactttatcaatgtagcccttttgtgataatccaagaataccCCGAGAACGGTCTCAGTGTATCTGAATTCCTAATACAAAAGAAGCATCCCCAAGATCTTTCATCGAAAAATGCTTAGATAGAAATCTCTTGGTTTTGTGCAATAAGCCTATGTCATTAGTGGCAAGCcatatgtcatcaacatatagaaCCAGGAATATATTCTTACTCCCATTGAACTTGTGATATacacaatcatcaacaacattcatctcaaaaccGAATGAGATAATTACTTGATGAAACTTGTGATACCATTgacgagaagcttgcttgagtccatagATAGATTTTGTCAATTTGCAAACCATATTCTTTGGGTCTTCTAACACAAAGTTTTTCGGTTGTACCATATAAATTGTCTCATCAATGTTTGCATTGAGAAATGATGTTTTGACATCCATATGATGTAGCTCAATATCAATGTGAGCAACAAGTGCCATTATTTTCCTAAAAGAGTCTTTCGATGAAACTAGAGAGAAATTCTTTATATAATCAATGACTTCTTTCTGAGTATAGAATTTAGCTACAAGACGCGCCTTATACCTCTCCACATTACCATTTGCATCCCTCTtggttttaaatatccatttGTAACCAATTGGTTTTGCACCGTCTGGTAATGGGACAAGTTCCCAATATTTATTGTCTTGCATAGACTTATACTCTTCTTTCATGGAATCAATCCACTTTTGAGAGTTAAAACTTTTAATGGCCTGATGAAAGTTGATTGGATCATCTTCCATCATTCCATTATCATCCTCATGTTCTTGAAGAAATACAACATAATCATCTGAAATAACATTTCTTCTTTCTCTTATGGACCTTTTTAATGGCTCCGGTTCTTAaggttgttgagtttgttcttctAAAACAATTACCTCATCTTGAATTGGAGTTTGTTCAACATTGTCTTGTTGAGGTTCTAGATTCATTCCTTGAACAATTACAGGTGTAGAAGCCTAAACATTGTAAAAAATGATAGTAGCAACTGAGTTTGAATTCAATTCCTCCTCAACAAGCAATGTTTCTACCTTATTTCTCCCCCAAACTCAACATCCTCAAAAAATGTTGCGGTTCCCGTCTCAAAAATATTTCTAATtgtgggatcataaaacttatagcCCCTAGATCGCTCAGAATAACTAATAAAGTAGCTGCTCATAGTTTTGGAGTCCAATTTCTTTTCATGGGGTTTATAAGGCCTTGCATCGGCTGGACATCCCTAAATGTGAAAGTGCTTTATACTTGGCTTTCGACCtatccaaagctcataaggtgtttttgcaACTGCTTTAGTTGGTACTCTTTTCAGAATATAAGTTGTTGTCTTTAATGCTTCTCCCCAGAGGGACTCGGATAAGGTAGAATGATCAGTCATGCTCCTTACCATATCCTTATGAGCCCTATTGCatctttcagcaacaccattcactacaacaaaaccccatttccataacacaaaaatttaacaCTTTTAAAAATGTGTTATAGTAGATAAATAAGTGTATAGGTGAATGTGGGCCTTAATTTTGGCGcctattccccccccccccccccccccacaaatTTCACCCCCAAATTTCACACAGTACCAatataatcaaaatttatttataaaataattaaataaaaaaattataatctcTTTCTTCTCCAAACCGATCCccaaatctctttctctctccctccatatccgatccccaaatctctttctctctccctctttcaTTTGCTCTCTGCCAACCCACCGATTGTCACCGCCGTTCAAGCACCATTCCCATTTCTCTGTAGCTTGGTGCCAACCTTCTACCTTGCCCTTTCCTCGTTGCTTGGTGCCAAGAAAAGTGTCGCTCGCCTGCTTCAAGGCCCCATTTTCTGGAGTGCTTCGCGTATAGCTTCAGGGGTCGCAACTCTCAACTGGTAAATAGCTTATTTGTGGGTTTCTACTTGCGGTGAGAGAATGGGTCTCTATTTGTGGATTCTGATGTTGATTCTTGTATGGAGCTGCCCGACTTGTGATTTTTATTTGGTTAGCTACTTATTTTCTGGATTTCCCTTAATGATGCAAAGAATATTTTGCATCATCTCCACAGCCAAACTTGATTTTTAGATTCTGATATTGTATTTTGTTTTCTTACATGAGAAAGATTATATACTACATTTGCATCATCTGTAGCTTAGGTCTTTGTGAGATTTTTAGTTCTTATATGTGCTTCGGGTATTTTGAATGACTTTTCAGGGTTATGCTTGTTCGATGAATTTCAGGGTGTGTTTATTTTCTTAGCCTTCATCTTCGTTCTTCCCTGCGAGCAGAAGCCTCCAAGTTCGCCCAGATGTAGTGGTAAGCCATCTCTTTCTTTTTCACACTCTACTGATATTTATATGCAAGAAAATAAACATGGTTCCAAAAGAGATATCTATTACATGCACCCAGCTGTATTTTCTATTTTGGATTTTGGATTATggattttgtgtttatttttatatttttctttccttttttatgATACAAACCAAGTGTGTGTGAAAATTCCTCAATGGACTAAGATTGTGAAATTTAGTGAATGATTCTTCTATAGGCTAATGTAGTTGTTCCTTATTGTTCTCtaggcctttttttttttttatttcagtttTAAATTTTGAAGTATATATTATGGAATGACCTAAATAGTTGATTCTTTGAAGAGGAATTTTTTagataatatttttaaacattttattCCTAAAGATGATatgaatcttaatttttattttgtttctccTTAATGTTAAATTGAGGCACCTAGCCATTATGAAGGAAAGTATATAGAATAATTTATTGGAGTATCTCatatatatttcaaatattttaactATGCCAGTGAAGCTTAAAGAGATTGTTTGGGCTTTATATAATTTTATCCAGATAAGTATAGTCTTTTTAGGGGAATAAATGATGTGTTTAAGACATATATTTTAATAATGTACAATATTGaacaatatttgattatgatgggtatatgttttgatttatttctgtattgattgatttgTGAATTAAATCTAATGAAAGAGGAGGCTAGATGAGATAGAGGCCGATGTGGAAGTGCTGATGTATTAGAAGAGTTGGGGATAGTTATCGACCTGGAACTTGAGGTTGGTGCTGTAAATTTATGTTTTAGATGAATAAGCTGGTAAATTAATAAGATGCTAAACCAATTTCATATTTGTCAATGTCTTTGTCAGCAACAGCTTCTCATCTTGTAAGAGTGTAACTGAACTAATTATCATATGGTCAATTTATCTCCTGATAACAGGGAGTTTCAAGCTATGTGAAAGAAGCAGGCATTGGATTTATGATGCCTCCAACATATCATCCAGCAATGAAGGTTGTCCGCTCAGTCAGGAAAAAGCTGAAAGTAAAAACTGTATTTAATATATTGGGCCCTATGTTAAACCCAGCAAGAGTACCATATGTTATTGTGGGGGTCTATGCAGAAGATTTGGTAAGTTTTTTGTcagatttttataattttaaactttaCTTCTACCTGTTTTGTTGAATTGTGGTCTACATATGATGTTCATGGTGACTAGCAAATATGACTTGCATATCTAAGGCTTTTACAATATATAATGAAAATTCCTGGACCTTCTTTTCTATTGAAAATTGTACAATATATATTCTTTCATTTCTATTGAAAATTGTGCATGAATATACTATTTTTCTATGTTTGCATATTTTAGGACCTTGATCAAGACTCCAAATGCAGCTCACGGATAGGGCTATGGACAGGGTTGGAGGGCTCGGGCTTGCGGAGGGTCATGGATGGCTCGATCTCACGGAGAGGTCATGGGTCAAAACTTGAAAAGCAGGAAAACCTCGCTGAACCCATTATTTTCATGTTGCTGGTATGTTCTATAAATTTCTGGTTGTCTTTGTTCATGTGATGTCTAAATAAACACAAGTGTGAAAAGTACAAAGTATATTTGATTAAATATTTGCACTCTAGTCATGTTGACTGT
It includes:
- the LOC133824684 gene encoding secreted RxLR effector protein 161-like, whose amino-acid sequence is MQKIPYSSAIGSLMYCQVCTRPDIVYIIRMLGRYLSNLGMNHWIETKRVMRYLQRIKDYMLTHRKSDHFEVVGYSDSDITGCKDSKKSTSSYIYLLAGEAISLKSVKQTLVASSTMAAEFVACYEASNHGIWLRKFVTGLHIVENVERPLKLFCDNNSAVLYSNNNRSSSKSKHIDIKFRVVK